The stretch of DNA TGTGAGGCGGCTTTTGCACGGGGCGGGCGTTGCACGAAGCCGGGCCTTGCACGAGGAgccggggggggacgcgggggggtgCACGGGGGTGGCTGTGCGACGCACGAGgatgagccccccccccccccgccggggccgtgcAAGGAAGACGCTGGGCTCCGTGGGGCGGGGCctcgcgcggggggcggggcttgcacgagggggcggggcttgcacgaGGGCGGGGGGCGCTGGAATGTCGCTGCGATGCCGTaaggtgcaatgggggggggggcgccccgaaatgggggggaagggggcgaaTCCGGGGGGGGTCCCTATATATGGGGGGGCCCTATATGCTTGGGGGGGGCCTATACACTTGGGAGGGCACTAAAGTGGGGGGCAATATATTGGGGGTCCCAATATACTGGGGTAACTGGGGGGACCCCAGTATAcccagtgccccccccgcgcTCGTATTGGTCCCAAGggggctccccctgccccacatcgCCCATGGGGGGGGtcgctgccccccctcccctaTGGGGTGGGGATGCCCCGGTTTGGGGGGGGTCCgggacccctctgctctcccctatggggcaggggacccCCTGCGATCCCCTatggggcagcagcccccctcaGCTGCCCCCTGGgtcatgggaccccccccccaagagctatagggcagggaccccccccaatcCCCTATGGGGGTTGGAGGGACCCCACTCCCCCTTATGGGGCAAAAGCCCCCCCTGCAGTCCCCTATAGGGCAGGGGACCCCCCTCAATCCCCTGTAGGGCAGGGGACCCCCCCCGCCATCGCCTACACACCAGGGGACCCCCCCCAAtcccctatggggcaggggacccTCCAGCCATCCTCTACGGGgcaggggacccccccggcaatcccctatggggcaggggacccTTCAGCCACcccctatggggcaggggacccCCTTTGTCACCTGCTATGGGTCAGGGACCCCCCCTCCAATCCCCTATGGGTTAGGGGACCCTTCCGCCATCctctatggggcaggggacccTCTTCTCACCCctctatggggcaggggacccCCTCTGCCACCCactgtggggcagggacccccccatcacccgctatggggcaggggacccCTTACCACCCCCTCCGCACggggggcccccccccagccccctccaggtCCCCCCACGGGGAGGGAgaggggtgtccccccccccccccggcgcccccccgctcAGGTCCCGCCGCCCTTGCGGGGCCGCTCGCCCCCGTCGCCgtcggcccccccggccccccccggcgccgcccccgcggcccccggcccccccggccccccgtcCGCCGCCGGCGGCCCCTCGGCCACGGCGTAGCCGAAGACGCCGGGGAGGAAGGCCTTGGCCTCGGGCAGCACCATGTTGAGGGCCACGGGCAGCGGGAAGCCGTAGGGGTAGGCGGCCAACAGCCGGGGGCCGTAGGCGAAGGGGTAGGGCTTGGGCGGCCCGCCGGTGACGGTGACGCCGCCGCTGACGCCGCCGGTGACGgtgacgccgccgccgccgccgccgccgccgccgccgccgcgctcctcccCGGCCCTGCGAgtccggcccgcggcggccgccagcAGCGGCAGCGGGTACTCCTGCACCGGGTACCCGTAGGACGGCGGTGCGGCGGCGGTACCGTCACCGtcgcgcagccccgccggccccgtGTGCGACACCACGGGGTCCTGCACCGAGCCGCGGCTGGGGCCCGCCACCtccaccggcggcggcggcggcggcggcggcggcggctgtaGCGGCGGCGCGGTGACGGCGGCGGCTGTAGCGGCGGCGGTGCGGACGCCGTCGCCGCTGGAGGACGACACCTGCATCTCCTGCGGGTCCTCCTCCTTGACGGGCGCCTCCGGCGTCGCCTTCTTGGTGTAGGCGATgacggagggcggcggcggcggcggcggcggcgaggcggcggccggcccggCTTGGCCCTGGTGCCGCTTGGCGTGGCGGCTCAGCGCCGCCGCCGTCTTGCACACCTTGGCGCAGTGGGCGCAGGCGAACTTGAGCGAGGGCCGGCGGCCGACGCGGGGGGCTGTCCCCGCCGGTgtcaccgccgccgcggccgcgccgggccgcccgtGCGCCCGCTCGTGCTTGCGCAGCTTCTTGAGCGCCGAGAAGAGCTTGCCGCAGGCGCCGCAGCGGTGCTTCCACTCGGCGCCCCGCTTGCCGGCCCCTTTGCCCCCCGCCTCGGCGTCCGACCCGCCGgggctgccttcctcctcctcctcctcctcctcggcggcggcggcggcggggccggacgcctgggcccagcgCAGCGAGCGCAGCCGGCGGCGCCACCGCGGCTTCTTGGCcttgggggcggcggcggcggcggcggcggcggcggctcctctcCGCTTGGGCTTGTAGGTGTAGTAGGGCCGCCAGAGCTGGTCCTCGGCGTCGCTGTCCTCCTCGGCGCTGTCGGCGGCCGGCGGCCcgtcgccctcgccctcgccgcCGTCCTTGTCGCGCCGCAGGTCGGTCTCGGAGATGCGCCGCTTGACGATGGCCTCCTCGCCGATGCGCACGGTGATCTGGCAgagcggcgcggcccggctcTCGGCCGCCGTGCCCACGTAGGCCGGCTTGGCCACGTAGGTCATGgtgcggccggcgcggggccggcgcggcggcggcggcggcggcggggaggaggaggaggaggaggaggccgccggggcctcgccgcccgccgcggtctcggcgccggtgccgccgccttgctgggccgccgcggcccgctgcGCCTCGATGTAGTCCCGCAGCACCTGCTTCTTCATGGGCTTGGcggccggcaccggcaccggcggcggggcggcggcggcggcggcggcggcggcgtcacCGGCGGCCCCGTTGTAGGCGATGACGGAGGTGGTGGCGGccgtccccccgccgccaccgccgccgccgccgccgccgtgcacGATGacggaggcggccgggcgcccGTAGGCGATGACGGAGGCGgcctcggcgccgcggcccggctccgccACGGCCACGGCCGCCGCCGGCAGCAGGAAGCGCGGCGGCTCGGGCGCCTCGGCGGAGGCGCCGGCGGCGAAGGCCTCGCCGTCGCCGCTCAGGCCCTCGGGCcgggcgggcagcagcagcccggcgGGCACCAAGTTCTGGCTGTAGGTCTTGTAGGGCCGCTTGTGCGAGCGCATGGGCAACAGGCGGTAGAGCTTGAGGGCGTTGAGCTTGGGCTTGTAGCCGCCGTTGGGCGTCTTCTCGGAGGAGATGAGCCCGGGGCTGATGCCGTGGAAGGCCTTCTGGTGGGTCTTGAGGTTGTAGTAGGTGACGAAGGTGTCCCAGCAGAAGATGCACTGGTAGCGGCGCTCGCCGGTGTGCCACACCTCGTGCTTGGTGCGGTACTCGGCCAGGGCGAAGACCTTGTCGCAGTAGCGGCAGGGGTACTTGCGGCGCCACGAGTGCACGTTGGCGTGCCGCTTGAGGCTGGACAGCGTCATGTAGGAGCGCTCGCACACCGCGCAGAAGTAGATGACGTGGCCGTCCACCACCTTGGCGAAGTGGTcctgctcggcggcggcggcgggcggctcggccccgcggggccgcagcagcagcgtCTTCTTGGCGCCCGGCGCCTTGGCCGGCGGCTCGTGCGGCGGCGGctcgtgcggcggcggcggcggcggcgggtggtggtggtggtggtggtggtggtggtggtggtggtgggcgCCTTCGGCCTCCTTGCAGAGCACCTCGTGGGTCTGCAGCCGCTTGACGTGGATGAAGGTCTTGCCGCAGTGGCGGCAGGCCAGGGCGCGGCGGGCCCGGTGCAGCTTGGCGTGCAGGCCCAGGGCGGCCGCCGTGCTGAAGGCCCGCCCGCAGAAGCCGCACCgcaacgccgccgccgccgccgccgccgccgccgcctcggagGCCGCCGGGCGCAGGGCGAAGAGCAGGCCGGGCCCttgggcagcgccgcggcccgcctCGCCCGCCGGGCTGGCCCGCGCCGGGCACGTCAGGTCGACGGGCGACGGGGCCGAGGacgagggggcggaggagccgtTCATGTCCCCCGGCGCGGCCTCCAGGCCCTCGAGGCAGGGGATGCCCAGGCGCCGGCCCACGGCTCCCAGctcgcgggcggccgccgccgagggcaCCGAGAGGCGCGAGTTGTAGATGAAGTTGAGGACGTCGGAGAAGACGCCGGCCTGGACGCCGGGCAGCTCGAGGACGTGGGCGGGCGCCCGGCACGCCGGCCCCTCGGCCAGCGCCTCCTTGAAGTAGGGGCTGGAGGCGGCCAGGACGTTCTTGTGGGCCCGGAACTTGGTGTCCTCGGCGATGATGGTCACGTCACAGAACTGGCCCCGCAGGCGCTGCTCgttcagctccagcagcagcgaCCGGCAGTGCCCCGCGTCCGACACCTCCACGACCGGAGCCATCCCCGCGGCGCGCACCTGCGGGCGCCCACAGCCgtcgcggcccccccccccggcaccggagcgcgggggcgcggggggaggggggggtgccgtccctgggggggtctgggcatGGGGTGCCCTCCCTGGGGACACTCGGACACCGGGGTCCCTTCTCTGGGGACAGCTGGGTGCCAAGGTCCcgtccctggggggggtctgggcatgGGGTGCCCTCCCTGGGGGGGTCTGGACATGGGGTGCCGTCCCTGGGGACACTCGGACACCAGGGTCCcgtccctgggggggtctgggtgcCAAGGTCCCATCCCTGGGGGTCTGGGCACTGGGGTCCCATCCCTGGGGACACTCGGACACCGGGGTCCCatccctgggggggtctgggcatGGGGTGCCTTCTCCAGGGACACCTGGACATCTCAATCCCatccctgggggggtctgggcatGGGGTGCCGTCCCTGGGGACACTCGGACACCGGGGTCCCatccctgggggggtctgggcatGGGGTGCCATCCCTGGGGACACTCAGACACCTGGATCCCTTCTCTGGGGACACCCAGGTGCCAAGGTCCcgtccctgggggggtctgggcatGGGGTCCCTTCTCCAGGGACACCTGGACATCTCAGTCCCATCCCTGGGGGTCTGGGCACTGGGGTCCCCTCCCTGGGGACACCCGGGTGCCAGGGTCCCatccctgggggggtctgggcatGGGGTGCCGTCCCTGGGGACACTTGGACACCGGGGTCCcgtccctgggggggtctggaCATGGGGTGCCATCCCTGGGGACACTCGGACACCGGGGTCCCTTCTCTGGGGACAGCTGGGTGCCAAGGTCCcgtccctggggggggtctgggcatgGGGTGCCatccctgggggggtctgggcatGGGGTCCCCTCCCTGGGGACACCTGGACACCGGGGTCCCTTCTCCAGGGACACCCGGGTGTTGGGGTCCcgtccctgggggggtctgggcatGGGGTCCCTTCTCCAGGGACACCTGGACATCTCGGTCCCATCCCTGGGGGGGTCTGGACACCAGGGTCCCTTCTCCAGGGACACTCGGACACCGGGGTCCCATCCCTGGGGGGTCTGGACACCAGGGTCCCTTCTCCAGGGACACTCGGACACCGGGATTCCATCCCTGGGGGGTCTGGACACCGGGGTCTCATCCCTGGGGACACTTGGACACCAGGGTCCCTTCTCCAGGGACACCCGGGTGTTGGGGTCCCATCCCTGGAGGAGTCTGGACACCAGTGTCCCATCCCTGGGGACACCCGGACAGCAGGTTCCCTTCTCCAGGGACACCCCGACACCAGGGTCCCATCCCTGGGGACACTCGGACACCGGGGTCCCatccctgggggggtctgggcatGGGGTCCCATCCCTGGGGACACCTGGACACCAGGGTCCCCTCTCCAGGGACACCCGGACGCCGGTGTCCCCTCCCTGGGGACACCTGGACACGAAGGTCCCCTCCCTGGAGGTGGCCAGACGCTGGGGTCCCCCCCGGGGGACCTCAGGGacaggggaggggtggggggaggagtggGGACACatttgggggtccccagccccacactttgggggtccccagggccctgcctgccccacggcttGGAGGTCCCCAGTCCCACACTtcgggggtccccagggccctgcctgccccacggctcaggggtccccagccccacactttGGGGGTCTccagggccctgcctgccccacggcttggaggtccccagccccacactttgggggtccccagggccctgcctgccccacggctcaggggtccccagccccacacttcgggggtccccagggccctgcctgccccatggctcagggggtccccagccccacacttcgggggtccccagggccctgcctgccccacggctcaggaggtccccagccccacacttcGGGGGTCCCcaaggccctgcctgccccacggcttggaggtccccagccccacacttcgggggtccccagggccctgcctgccccacggctcaggggtccccagccccacacttcgggggtccccagggccctgcctgccccatggctcagggggtccccagccccacactttGGGGGTCCTCAGTCCCGCAGATCAGGGTCCTCAGCCCCACGGCTTgagggtccccagccccacagatccAGGCCCTCAGCCCCACAGCGTGGGGGTCTCTCAGCCCCACAGATCAGGGCCCTTCCTGCCCCATGGCTCGGGGGTGCCTCAGCCCCATAGCtcgggggtccccagccccacagcacacaccccccccagccccacacatcccACCCCACCCGGCACACAGCAGGGTCGGGGGGTCCCGGcgtgccccacggcgcgccccacggcgcggcccccgccccggcccccccgcggcgccgcggagcCATTTTGCGGCGGGGCCTCCCCGGCTGGCGGCTAAAATGGCTGCGGGAGGCGGCCGCGCGCcgcgacccacggcgcgacccacggcgcgacccacggcgccGGGGCCGACCCGcggcgcgacccacggcgccGCTGATgccagggctgccccacggcgcgccccacggcgccggggCCGACCCGCGGCACGACCCACGGCACGACCCACGGCGCCTCCGAcgccggggctgccccacggcgcgccccacggcctgccccacggcgccagGCCTGCCCCACGGTGTGACCCATGATGCCGCCgatgctggggctgccccatggcacgCCCCACGGCAtgggggctgccccatggcatGATCCACAGTGccggggccgccccacggcgtgccccacggcgctgccgaTGCCGGGGCTGCCCCGTGATGTGACCCACGGCGCGCCCCACGGCGCctgggctgccccacggcctgacACGCAGCACGACCCACAGCGCTGctgggctgccccacagccacccccacTCCCGAgacccccttcctgccccccaacctgccccccatAGCCCTGAGACCCCCGtcctgccccccaacctgccccccagaCTCCCAGCAGCCcaatctccccccccccagcctgccccccccACCGCCGGGACCCCCTTTctgccccccagcctgccccacgcacccccagagcccccaagctgccccccaagctgcctcctgcagcccccgGACCCCCAAGCTGCCCCCTATTCTGCCCCACACACACCCAGGAccccccaagctgccccccagaccctgctgGGACCCCCAACCAGCCCCCTGGCCTGCCCCATgcacccccaagacccccaagcTGCCCCTCAGATGTCCCAGGACCCCCAATCTGCCCCCCAACATGCCCCACATACCTCTGagagccccatcctgccccccaacctgccccacaCACCTCCAGgatccccatcctgccccccagaccctcccgggacccccaacctgccccccaacCCACCCTAtggacccccaggaccctcatCCTGCCCCCCAGACTGCCCCTctaccccccaggacccccaatcTGCCCCACGACctgccccccacacccccaaGACCCCCGTCGTGCCCCCCAACCTGCCTCAGGACCCCCCAGAACCCCCAATctgcccccatcctgccccatagaTCCCTCAAGaccccccatctgccccccaagctgcccccccaggacccccccccttAATGATCCCCCTAGATCACCCCAAACACGGGGGGGGCAGAAATGTGCCCCCCGGCCCTTCCCAGCATTCCCTGCTCTGCCCCCAGGGTCACGGGATCCCCCTGGGGTCACAGGGTCCCTTTGGGGTCCTGGGTTCCCTGGAAGGGTCACGGGATCCCACCAGGGTCACGGGATCTCTCGGGGGTGATGGGATCCCCCAGGGTCACAGGATCCCCCCTGGGGTCACGGGATATGGGATTCCCAGGGGATCCCCCCAGCCCGGTCCCtgagatccccccccccccgccagggatCCCAGATCCACTGGGGGTCCCAGATCCGAGCCAACATCTGGCCCCACAGATCCTGAGTGACCCCAAATCTGAGCCAGTATCCCGGGAGCTCCCGGATCCACTCGGGCAGAGACGCATCCCCCCGGACCCCGGATCCCGGGAGATCCCAGGCCCAGCCAATAACCTCACAGATCCCGGGGAACCCCAGGTCTCTCAGAGATGATACCCAGGTCCATGGATCCCAGGAGATCCCAGGTCTGTCACAGGTGACACTCGGATCCGTGGGTCTCCGGAGATCCCAGATCCTGGGGGACGCCCAGGTCCCACCTCGGGTGAGACCCGGCCCCCCAGATCCCAGGTGATCCCAGACCCAGCCCAGCCAATACCCAGCCCCCCAGATCCCAGGCAACCCCAGAACCCACCGGGGCTGGGATCCAGCTCCCCCCGATCCCAGATCCTGCCTGGGCTGGGATCCAGACCCCAGATCCCACCTGGGTGGGGATCTAGCCCCCCCCAGTCCGAGATCCCACCCAGACGGAGATCCTGCGCCCAGATCCTGGATCCCAGATGGGCTGGGATCTAATCCCCCATTCCCCAATCCCAGATCCCAAATCCCGCTCGGGCTGAGATCCAGCCCCTCCCCCCGATCCCAGATCCCACCCGGGCTGAGCTCCAGCCCCCGGATGCCCCCCCAGGGGGGCTGGGATCCAGCCGGCCCCTCCCCGATCCCGGCAgatcccagcccccccccccccgatccgTGGGGCGGGGATCcagcgccgcagccccccccccccggcagcgggtCGCGGGGTGGCCGGGGGGCGGCTCTACCTGGAGCAGGGTGCGGCCCCCCCGGATCCCGGGAGATCCCGGATGTGCGCGGCGGCCGGATccctccccggcgcggcggcctGGAAGCCGGCCTTggccccccgcccgggccccgggccagcgctgccgggggggtcgcgccagcccccagccccacggagccccccggagcccccgggaTCCCGCCGGGATCCTGCCGGGatccacctccccccccccccgacctcctCCGGTGCCGGGGCAGGATCCGGCCCGCCAGCACTGGCACCCTGCactgccgtggggcaggactCAGCCCCATAGCCAGCACCCCCAGTGCCGTGGGGCAGGATGAGACCCCCATGGCCAGCACCCTGCACTGATGTGGGGCAGGATGAGACCCCCAGAGCCAGCACCCCGCGTTGATGTGGGGCAGGATTCAGCCCCATAGCCAGCACCCCACATTGATGTGGGGCAGGATGAGACCCCCATAGCCAGCACCCCACGTTGATGTGGGGCAGGATTCAGCCCCATAGCCAGCACCCCACATTGATGTGGGGCAGGATGAGACCCCCAGAGGCAGCACCCCGCGTTGATGTGGGGCAGGATCAGACCACCAGAGCCAGCATCCCGCGTTGATGTGGGGCAGGATTCAGCCCCATAGCCAGCACCCCACATTGATGTGGGGCAGGATGAGACCCCCAGAGCCAGCACCCCGCACTGATGTGGGGCAGGATTGGACCCCCAGAGCCAGCACCCCCAGTGCCGTGGGGCAGGATCCGGCCCGCCAGTGCTGGCACCCTGCACTGATGTGGGGCAGGACTCAGCCCCATAGCCAGCACCTGCACTGATGTGGGGCAGGATTGGAACCCCAGAGCCAGCACCCTGCACTCATGTGGGGCAGGATTCGGCCCCATAGCCTGCACCTGCATTGATGTGGGGCAGGACCAGACCCCCAGAGCCAGCACCCCGCATTGATGGGGGGCAGGATTCAGCCCCATAGCCAGCACCCTGCATTGCCGTGGGGCAGGATCGGACCCCCAGAGCCAGCACCCCGCATTGCCATGGGGCAGGACCAGACCCCCAGAGCCAGCACCCCCAGTGCCGTGAGGCAGGATCGGACCCAgcactgctgggggggggggggctcaaaGTTACCATAGCaacaggcagggctgggggtggTTCTAGACCAGGGCTGGGTTACCATGGAGATGGGGGGGGTTCTAGACCAGGGCCGGTCGCCATGGAGATGGGGGGGTTCTAGACCAGGGCCGGTCGCCGTGGAGATGGGGGGGGTTCTAGAGCAGGCCGGTCGCCATGGAGATGGGGGGGGGTTCTAGAGCAGGCGGGCTGCCATGGGGGGGTTCTAGACCAGGCCGGTCGTCAAGGTGACGGGGGGGGCGGTTGTAGAGCGGGGGGTTGCCGCGGCGACGGAGCGGGGCGCCCCCTACCTGTGAGCGGAGGCCTCATGGACTAGGTGTGGTTGCTCCGGGGGTCCTCGGTGGGGGGTCACTGCCGGCAGGGCCTCCTGGGGGGAACAGAGCGGGGTCAGcaccccccggacgcctgggtccccggggggctgggggggatcccCGGAGCCGGGATACACCCCAAAACCCACGTCTGTGC from Dromaius novaehollandiae isolate bDroNov1 chromosome 32, bDroNov1.hap1, whole genome shotgun sequence encodes:
- the ZBTB4 gene encoding zinc finger and BTB domain-containing protein 4; amino-acid sequence: MAPVVEVSDAGHCRSLLLELNEQRLRGQFCDVTIIAEDTKFRAHKNVLAASSPYFKEALAEGPACRAPAHVLELPGVQAGVFSDVLNFIYNSRLSVPSAAAARELGAVGRRLGIPCLEGLEAAPGDMNGSSAPSSSAPSPVDLTCPARASPAGEAGRGAAQGPGLLFALRPAASEAAAAAAAAAALRCGFCGRAFSTAAALGLHAKLHRARRALACRHCGKTFIHVKRLQTHEVLCKEAEGAHHHHHHHHHHHHHPPPPPPPHEPPPHEPPAKAPGAKKTLLLRPRGAEPPAAAAEQDHFAKVVDGHVIYFCAVCERSYMTLSSLKRHANVHSWRRKYPCRYCDKVFALAEYRTKHEVWHTGERRYQCIFCWDTFVTYYNLKTHQKAFHGISPGLISSEKTPNGGYKPKLNALKLYRLLPMRSHKRPYKTYSQNLVPAGLLLPARPEGLSGDGEAFAAGASAEAPEPPRFLLPAAAVAVAEPGRGAEAASVIAYGRPAASVIVHGGGGGGGGGGGTAATTSVIAYNGAAGDAAAAAAAAAPPPVPVPAAKPMKKQVLRDYIEAQRAAAAQQGGGTGAETAAGGEAPAASSSSSSSPPPPPPPRRPRAGRTMTYVAKPAYVGTAAESRAAPLCQITVRIGEEAIVKRRISETDLRRDKDGGEGEGDGPPAADSAEEDSDAEDQLWRPYYTYKPKRRGAAAAAAAAAAPKAKKPRWRRRLRSLRWAQASGPAAAAAEEEEEEEEGSPGGSDAEAGGKGAGKRGAEWKHRCGACGKLFSALKKLRKHERAHGRPGAAAAAVTPAGTAPRVGRRPSLKFACAHCAKVCKTAAALSRHAKRHQGQAGPAAASPPPPPPPPSVIAYTKKATPEAPVKEEDPQEMQVSSSSGDGVRTAAATAAAVTAPPLQPPPPPPPPPPVEVAGPSRGSVQDPVVSHTGPAGLRDGDGTAAAPPSYGYPVQEYPLPLLAAAAGRTRRAGEERGGGGGGGGGGGVTVTGGVSGGVTVTGGPPKPYPFAYGPRLLAAYPYGFPLPVALNMVLPEAKAFLPGVFGYAVAEGPPAADGGPGGPGAAGAAPGGAGGADGDGGERPRKGGGT